The Verrucomicrobiales bacterium genomic interval GATTGTTGAGTGTGAACGTGACGGTGCCTGTATTGAGCACCTGGGTAGCCAGCGTGGAAGTTCCACGGCGCAATCGGAAGGTGACGGGGAAAGTGGCATCGGCCACAGCGGTGAAGGACACCGCATCCCCCTGCACGACCGACTGGCTGAGTGGATGAACCAGGTAGGTCGGACGGACCAGGACGGTCAGGAAGGCGAGCTGGCTCGGGCTGGAGCCGAACTCATCGGACACGATGACTCGATAGGGTCCCGTGGCAGCGATGGTGACGTTCGATAGGGTCAAGGTCGCGTTGGTGGCGTTGGGAAGATTCACCCCATCGAATTGCCACTGGTACCTCAGCGGGCCGCGGCCCCGGGCGGCAACGCTGAGAGTGGCGATGCCGTTGTTGGTGACGTTGCGACTGCGCGGCTGCTGGGTGATCGTGGCCGGTATCCGCAGGTTGAGCGTGGCGTTGGAGCTCACCACGGATCCCGCACTGTTCCACACGCTAACGCGATAGGTCCCAACGCTGCCGGGCTGCACGTTGGTGAGCAAGAGGGTCGAATGGGTGGCTCCCGAAATCTTCGAGTGATTGAACCACCATTGATAGTTCAAAGGAGGCTGTCCGGTGGCAGTCACGCTGAACTGGATATCGCGGTAAGCCACGTTCTCGAGGCTCACAGGCTGGCTCAGAATGACGGGGGCATCGCCGCTGTGCAGTGCCATGCCCGGAGTCGCTAGGGCAGCAGCCCAATGCAAACGTTCGTTGCCATAGAGGGAGCCTCCCAACCGTTGAAGGGAGGCCCCGGTGCCGTCAGCAGCCACGGGCCAGGGCTCACGGTCATCATAGCGAACTTCGTCCACGGTGATATAGGCAACGGGATTGGAGTCCGGAGCGGCAGGACGTTGGAGCTGCAATCGCTCGCCCTTGCTTTGGAGGCGACCGGCCCACGGCCCAAGAATCCGGATGCCGCTGGGCACCTGGAAACGGTCGCGAAAGGCCTGCGGATGACCTGCGGTGATGAGTAGCCGCTCCTCGGGCATTAAGGTGACGCCCGGAGGAAACTCAAAGTCGACGCCATTCAATCGCCAGGTGTTGGTGGAGGGCGGAGTGGGGTCGAACGAGACGATCCCGCTGGAGATGTTTTGGAGCTCCACAAAAGCATCCTCCGGAGCCGGAGGATTATAATGGATCTCGGTGAGCACCACGGGACCGATGCGTGGGCTACTGTTGACACCTCCAAACGTCCGGGTGGTCTGGGCCGGAAACGCTTCCTCCCCCGTGCTCAGAACGAGACGTCCCAACGACACGCCTTCCGGAGCCGCGTCGAAACTGAACCCGTGATCGTAGCCCGTGAGCTGGCCTGAGGCGTCTGCGGAGAAGAGATAGATCTGGTCGCCGCGGGAGCTCAGAGCGAACGCGTTGGTTGTGAGAGCTGGCTGATTGAAATGCGACTCATCGAAAACCGCAAAGCCACCGGGTGCCAGGGTCACGCCGTCCGGAATCCGGAACTTCCGCGGGAGCGCCGGATCATCAGTCAAGAACCAGCCGCCGATGTTCACGGTTAATTCCGTCGGGTTCCAGAGTTCTACGCTATCGAGAAGTGGCGCCGTGGCGGCCGTGAGGACTTCGTTGATGACGAGACGCGGGAGTCCAGTTGTCGGGTCATCATGGCCCGGTGAACCGCCGGCAGCCGTGCTGGCACGCCATGCGGATGGGGCGTCGAAAAACGCACCGTCCTCCGTCTCACGAGGCACGAGCGAGAATCCAAGCCCATCCGCCGAAACCGGCCAGGGAGCAGAGTCGCCATAGGTCATCTCCAGCACCAGGCCACGAACCGGATGAGTCAGCCGGAGCGTGTCGCCGTTATTGTTGAGTTGCCCGCGAAAAACGCCCGCGAACGGAATGCCAGGATGCCGAGACTTGAAGGCTTCCGCGTCGGAAACCAGGACAAGAAAACCGTTCGGACGCAGGAGCGTGCCTCGCGGGAAAGTGAAGTCGACTCCACCCGAAAGCTTCATTCGTTCCAGGTTCAGTGCACTCGAGCCAATGTTCTTGAGCTCGAGGAATTCCACACCATTGGTTTCGAGAGGATGATACATCACCTCCGTGAGGCGGAGAGCCGAATAATCCTGCGTTACGTAAAACGTTGCGTCGACCAAAGGGCTCCATTGGGTGCCATTCAATACTCGTGCGCTCACGATGGCTCCATCGGCCAGGACGATCGGCGCAGTGTAGGCCAATGCCTGGGAGGCGATCGATGTGGCTTGGCTCGGGTCACGTGGGTCTGAGCCATCGAGAGTGTAGTAGATCTGTCCATTGGTTGAGGTGAGGCTAAGCGCGTCGTTGGGCAGGATCAGGCCGCCATGTTGCGGCCAGCCATTGATATGGAAGACGGGGACGCCGATGGCTGGAAACAAGCCATCCGCCCGCAACTGGCTCAGAAACACGTTGAGCCGACCGGGGATGTAGCTATTGAGAATGCGGTCGCGTTCGCGAATCCATTCGACCTCTCGCGAGAAGGGAGGCTCGCGTTTCGAATCTCCCCACCGTGCTGATTCCGCCACGACGGCGCGATCCAGTTCCGCGGCCAGGGTGGAGTAGCGGGTGCTCAGCTCGGCCACCGTGAAAGGTCCGTCGTTAAAGAACAGCTCCTGCACCCGATCAGCGAAGCGCAAGCGGTATTCTGGATTGGAACGAAGCTTGTAGTGGAGAAGGCCCGGGTTCTCCGTGCCTTGACGCTCGCTCACGTCCTCCGTGACCGTCTCGAACGTGAACTCCGAGTCCCATCGCCAGAACCGGAATCGGCCGTCGGCAGTGCGGCGTTTGGAAGCGTAAAAGTTTTTCGGTTCTAGGGAGTTGGGGGGACCATTGAGCCAGCCCGTGGGACCGTCGCGATCGGCGCTATACAGAATGCCGATGGAGTAATCGATCAGTTGACCAATGTCGACCAGCTCACTCACCGCCGCATAATTGGTGGGATTCGCGAGGTTGCGGCTCGCCCGGACGAACAGTTCATCCCAATCGTCACGGGTGCCATTGATCAGGGGAGCGCTGGTGGAACCTCCGGCGCTAAGCCCCTTGAACACGTCATACTCTTCCTTGGATCCTCCAAAGTTGGCGGCGGCAAAGGACTCGTCGGGGCGTTCGTGAAGGTCATAGAGGCCCCAATACATGCCGTTCAGATAAACATGAACGGATTGGCTGTGAACCTTGGGTTGAAACTCGCCCATGGACTCCATGTCCCAGGTAAACCGGTTGCGCAGAAATTGAGAGTTCTCGATGCCGGTGGACCACCCCTGATTGTGGCCACAGGCGAGCAGAAGCGTGTCGAATTCATCGACCTCATAGTCGGCAAACAGGGGGAATCTCAGCTTAGGTGCTCCCCACCGATCCTTGAAGACGAGTCGGAAACTGTGTTTGGGCTGATGCGTCAGCCGACTGAAATTGCCATTGATCTGAATGCCGCAATGGATGGCGAAGCCTGAATCCACCCGGCGACCTTGATACTCGGGCGGGTAGAAGAACTCGATGGAAGTGCCCCGTTCCCAATCCTCTCCGCGGGCGGTGGCATTCTGATAAATGCCGTTCTCCCCAAACAGATCGTCTGGATTCATGACGACGGACACCGTGGGTAGATCCACCAGTGCCTGGGCGACGCTCCACGGCAGGCTGGGGTTGTTGACCACGTTCCGATCCATCTCGGTGTCCCAGTGAGCCCCCGGCGGAGCGGTGTTGGTCTGCTGGAGAATGTCTGCCGGAAAGAGGAATGTTTGTGTGACTGGCTCAGCAGGATCAAATCCCGGGAGGAAAGCGGAGGCGCGCAGGGTGGTTGTACGACCGATGAGAATCGGATCCACGTAGACGAGACTGTTGGTCAAGTTGGGCGCACGCCCGTCGAGTGTGTAGCGGATGGTCACCCCGGGAACGTCGCTCGTGATGGTGAGGGAGAACGGTGCGCTCTGAAATCCCCGGACGTGGTCAAAGAACAGGTTCGCTTGCACACGCCGGAACGTCCCCCCGTTCATGCGCCCAGGTGTGGAGTCAGCAAAGTAGCCACCGGCTCCAGTTCCGATGAGATATCGTCCTGCCGTCAGTTCGGGAAGGATCAGGAAGTCTGAGTCGGACGGGCTGAAGTTCAGTCCGTGGATGGCTAGAATATTGGTCCCCGCCGTCAACAGGTCCGTGTGGACGGAGATGTCGAACAGCTCGGGCCGCGCCGGGATGAACACGTCCGTGACGGTTTCAGGTGGCCCCCGGTTGTCGGCCACGGAGCGCGCAAAGAAGCTGCTTCCGTTCATCCATTGCCCTGGCACCCGTTCGGCAAACACGATGCCGTCGAAGGTATCGCCTCCGGTCGGGTTCTCGAGGGTCATCGCACTCCCGGCTTGTTGGCCGAGATTGTCGAGACTCAGCCAAACCACCAGCGTGCGCTCCCGGATGTTGGTGCGAATGACGCTGGATCGCATGAAATCATCGATGCCATCCAGAACGAGGCGGCCCTGCTCGATCTGTGCTCCACCGAAGAGCGTGCCGTGGGCGGATCCGACGCTGTCCCGGGCGGTTCCATCGTTGAAGGTCCATTGATGGAGAAGATTGGTGACCGGGGTGCTGACCAGTGCGTTGGTTCCCGGGGCGGGACCGGATCGAAAGAGGGACTGAACGCCTTGGCCATTGAGGGCGGAGTTGTACAGACGGGCTTCGTTGATCGATCCCGCGAGGAAACCATCGGCCCCAGTACGCGTGCCCCCTGGACCTAAATCTTCATGCCTTTTCCCAATCAGCACGTCGGCGACGTTCGCCGGATAGGATTGCAAGGTGCCTAAGGTGGCCGCCGAGGCCGGTGCGTAGATCTCCCCGTTTCGATAGATCGTGATGTTGTTTCCGGGACCGTAGCTGATGGCCACCATGACATCTGTGACGTCGCCATAGTCGCTGGCAGCGGAGGAATTCCAGGTGAGGTTGGGCGGCTGGTTGGCCCGTGCGACCTCCTGGCCGTTGAGGTAGGCCACGAACCCGTCGTCATAGCGCATGCGCAGGGCGAGTGAGTTAATACCCGACGGGCTTTCCACGAGGAATGGGATGCGTATGTAGACCGAGGTGTTCTCGTTGATGCCATCGTCGTCTCGATCGATGCGATGAGCGGCTGGCAGTGTTGGAGAGAGGAGGTTCAATCCCAGGAGCGATTCATAACCATGGCTGCGTTCATAACCGATCGCCGTGGTCCCTTGCACCCACGTAGAGTCGTCGAACGTGGGGAAAGACCAGTTGAGACCCAAAGACTCGTCAACCGGTACCCAGGCACGGGCGGCCCCACCGAGTGAAATCAACGCCGTGTCCGTACCCGTGGCCGCCTGACCATAGGCGACATCGGCGCGTTGAGGCGGAAAGAGGGGAGCGAACTCGGACACGCGGGTCGCGGCATCGGGTAGAAAAAGCCCAAGATATTCCCCATCGGCCGAGAGTCGAAAATTGGTATGCAACGGAGCCCCTGGGATTCGTCGGTTTTTCTCCGAAGCGAACACCACCAGGAACCGGCCTGGAGGTAAGTTGGTGGCGGGGAATCGCCACTTGGCTGGATTGCTCGCGTTATCGGTCAGGCAATAGTTGAGGAGGTTTACAGTCGTCGTGCCCGCGTTGTAAATTTCAATCCAGTCGCTGAAGTCACCATTCTCGTCGGCCAGTGACCTGGAGTTGTTAGCCATGAACTCGCTGATCAGCACGCTGTCGTTCGCGCGAGCCATAGGCCGTAACCCGCCAGTCCACGCCACCAGGAGCAGGACTATCAGGGAGGCGAGGGGCGACGCGAGGAGGCGTGACTTCATGGGAGTAGGATGAGGAGCAGTGCTGCTGAACAGCATTTCAAACCAGTTGTGCATCGATACCTCTGGGGAGGAACTAAACACTAAGCAGGAATCGGCCGAAAGCAAGCTGTTTGCCAGCGGGATTCCTCGGAATTGGCTGGGTCCACCACCCATCGATGGTGAACCCAGCGCAGCTCGAGCTTTCGGTCAACGCCCTAGTAACCGCCAGAATGCGGCGAGCGTTCGACTCGCCGTCCATCCTCGGGGACTTGACGGAACGTCAAACTCATTCGAGCCCCGATTTTCCGGGAGGCGCCCATGACGCCGTGCTGCCACTTGTGTTGGAGTTCTCGCGACATGAAAAACAAGGAACCATTCTCCAACGAGAACCGAAAACGCCGAGCCTTGTCATCGAGGCGGCGGAATGTGAGTTCCCGCACCGCCCCCAGCGACACGATGGCCACCCCCGTGCCCTCGATCATTTCGTTCACGTTGTCGGAGTGGAACCCCATCGTGGACTGGCCGTTCTTGTAAAAGTTAAGGAGGCAATTGTTCGGCATGAAACCGCGCTCGCCCAGTTCGAGCGAGATTCGACGACAGATCTCCATCAGGTAATCCGGCATCTCGATGCGGGGAAACACCAGGTGCGTCGATGTCCAGGGCACACCAAAGTTGGCCATCTCCCTCACATCCATGGAAGTATCCCACGTTGCGTCCCTCCGAGCCGAAGCCAGGAGCTCCTCAGGGGCGGAAATGAATCCAGGCAGAAATAGCGTCTCCTCGTCCAATTCGTTCCGGAGAAGTGCCAGGGTCGCGGCATCAGCCGCAGTTGAACCGTCTGAATTGAGTGCATTCATAGCGAATAGGTACGACTGTTCTTAGTTTGGTTGAGTGGGGAGTAACGTTTGATTACCGCACCAAGGCTTTTATGGGGGGGATGAGACCAACGATGGACTCAATCCTTGAGAGACCGGGGAGACCGAGTCGGCAAACCGGCTAGGAATCTCTAGCAGGCCGGTTGAGCCGACTGGAATATCTGGGAGGGGCGAGAATGTCCGCAGGAATGGTTCGCCCAGAACGCAAATAGCTGCAGATGCGCGAAACCCTCCGAAGTGAATCCCTGACGGGAACCGCTTCGGAGCGTCTCTAATCTGGATGCGAATGTCATGCAGGCGCTCATCGAACGTGCAGAACGTAACCGCTTACCCAAGCGGGGCCAACTTATACCTGCCAAGTGTCGGTATCTTGATCCTGATATCAGGATAACCCGATGGATGAACGTCCAGGGACGGACGTCGCTACAACTTCGGAATTCCCCTTGTAGGAGACGACGTCAGTCCTTGGACACCTCCACCCCCATTCCCCCCTTTGTCGGAATCTTCGTCGAGTTAAGTCCCCACCCCTTCGGCTGCCGAGACGAGCTACCGACCGGCCAGTCGACAAAGTTTCCGACAAAGGGGGGCAAGTCCCTCCGGGCACCACGGCACCGACCCTAGCACCAAAGGTGCGTCCCATCCCAGCCTGGGATGAAATCCCAGGAGAAAGCATCCACCCTATCGACAAGGGCTGAAGGCCCGCCCCATCCGTTCACTTTCGACCATCCCTGCCCCTCCATCGAGCCTATAACCTGACCCGAGTGCCGCGCTGGTATCGTCGGCGATCGTCATTAATCGCTGCTATGATTGACTGGTACCATTCCTGAGCGTCGGAGGGCGTAACGCCGTTGGCGGCTCGTTCAGCCTCGGCCTGGTTCGAAACCGTTAGGACAAAATGGGGTGTTGGCTCTCCCTCCGTTTCCTCACCCTGCCTGTGCTCGAGGCCCCCAAATGACTTAGTCAGCACGATCTTAGCTTCGTAGGGATCCTCGTTGATCAGCTGGAGCTGGGTTTCGAACTGGCTTACCGCCCCGTTGGACTCGCGGACGCCTATTCTCCACCGACTCGCTGGGATAGCCAGCAGTTCGGAGCGCAGAATGAATTGGGCAGAGAATCGAGCCGCTGCTTGTCGAGCCAGCGCCGTCGGCTCAGCCGCTGCCGACCCACTCTCGGCCAGCGAGGTCGACAAATCCCTTCCTGCGCGCAGTTGATGCAAACCGACAAGGATGCAATCCGCCAGATCGTTTGGCAGCTCGATAGGATGCGTTCAAATTGGGAAGAGAGCTGGGTCATGTGCGGGGTGGCGTCTCTCATTGATCAGGGATAATTGTAAGGGTAGCTAAGCCCACTGCCCTGCCCCGCTCAAGTGCGAAGCTGGGATACTTTGCGAAGATGTGCCAGTCGAAAAGTAGGCCCTCAGCAATGGATTTCGAGCCCGTGGCCTTCCGTGATTGAGGGTTGTTTCAGTTCCTCAACAAGCTCATGCCGAACCATACTGCGGATGCATGCCCTCAGTAATCTCCTGTCCGCGGCACTGCAGAACCATGCGACCCGATGGAAGGAAATGAATTCCCACATTGGTTCCGTCCATCTGTGTTTCGCGAACCACTTATTTCTCATGAACTCTAGATGTTCGATCCTCATATCCGAATCGGTCGATTCGGGGCGTTCGAGGAAAGTCTGCTCAACCGGCTTTTGAACGAGATGGATGGAGTAAGGGAGGATGCCACGAAGAGCCTGACTCGAATGAAGGCAGCGAATGTCGAGAATTCAGCGGGCTGTACCTGATCGCCGGGCCCCTCCCAGATAGGGTAGGCCACGCATCGTCCTCGTCGCCCCGAAAATGCCTCTCACCGAAGAACACGATTTTGCGTGAACTATATCAAAATGTCTGGCACAAAGTCGAAGCACGATGCGCACCATTGCCTGCACCGGGAGCACCTTACAAAATGTGAGTTGAAAGCCACGAAAGCCGCCCCAGGAAATGCTTGGATCGCTATCACTCGGATAGACACATGACCGAACCAAACGACGAACGATGGTGATCGCCAAGTCGCAACCAGTGGCGGGGTCGCCGTACCGGCTCATCGCGAGCACTCGCGATGGCCAAGTTACCACCTGATGTTACCCTTCCATGGAAACGAGCGAGACGGTGCCGCCAAGGCCCAAGGGAATCTATTTCCTCCCACGCGCTGGAGTCTCATTCTGGATGCGCAGGATGATGATCCGGAAGCCTTGGCGGGTTTTTGTCAGACCTATTGGTTCCCGCTTTATAGTTATGCCCGCAGGCTGAACTTGAGCCCCAGCGATGCAGAGGATCTCACCCAATCATTCTTCGAGCGGTTGCTCTCGCGGGATGTGCTGGGTGCGGCGCGGGCGGAACGCGGGAAGCTGCGAAACTTTTTGCTCAGCTCGTTCGCGAATTTTGCGCGCGAGGATTGGCGCCGCCTCAAGGCGCAAAAGCGTGGCGGCAGACATAAAATCCTGGAGCTTGACGCCCTCACGGCAGAGGAGCGGTTTGCGCTGGAGCCTCGCGGCAGCGTCACCCCGCAAGTCGAGTATGAACGAGCCTGGGCAAGAGAGCTGCTTCGGCAGGCCGTGGACAAGCTCGAGGCTCAATACGAATCGAACGGAAGCAGGAGCGTTTTTCAAGCGTTGCGCGACCATCTGTCCGACGGTTCGTCGACTCGCTGCTACAAAGAGATCGCCGCGCAACTCGGCCTGACGGAAGGCGCCACGCGCTTTGCTGCCTTCAAATTGCGCCAGCGCTATCGCTCCATCCTGCGTGAAATCGTCGCCGAAACGGTCACCAGCCAAGAGGAGGTCGAGAAGGAGCTCACCTACCTGCGCGGGTTGTTCGAGGACTGATCCATGCCCCCTCGTGCCCACTCCCATTGCTCCAGATGCGGGGCCTTGATTCGATCCGATGACGTCTCGTGCACTCGCTGCCTGCTGGATGTTGCATCCGGACAGGACGACATGGCTCTGGAGGATCAACTGTTCCAACAGGCCTTGGCTCTCAAACGCGAGGACCGTCTCTCCTTCATTCACGAGGCCACGCGGGGGAACGCTGCGTTGTCTGCCGCCTTGCAGTTGCTGCTGGAAGGCCATGAAGAGGCGGAGCAGGAAGAGGAACAGGAACAGATCATGGCGGCAAGCGCGGAGGAACCCGGCACGGTCATCGATCAGTTTCGCCTCGTGCGGCTTCTGGGTGAGGGAGGTATGGGGGCCGTCTGGCTGGCACAACAGACCGCGCCTGTCACCCGCAGTGTCGCGCTCAAGATCATCAAGCTCGGCATGGATACGCGCGAAGTGATCCAGCGTTTTCAGCGGGAGCGACAGACCCTGGCTCTTCTGCAACACCCGAACATCGCACAGGTCTTTCAAGCGGGAGCCACCGCGACGGGCCGGCCCTACTTCGCCATGGAGCTGGTGGAGGGCGCGCCCATCGTGGATTACTGCGAAACAGAAAGCCTCGATCTTGGCGCGCGGTTACGGCTGTTCCAGGAGGTTTGCGCGGCCGTCGAGCACGCCCACCAGAAGGGTGTCATCCACCGCGATCTAAAGCCTTCGAACATCCTCGTTGCCGACGGGAAGGTAAAGGTGATCGATTTTGGTTTGGCTCGAGCAACGCAGGAGGTGGGGGAAGGTTCGCTCTTCACGAGGCAGCTTCAAATCCTCGGCACCCCGCCTTACATGAGTCCGGAACAGGCTCGCTCAGCCGGGGTTGATATCGATACCCGCACGGATGTCTATTCGCTGGGTGTCGTCCTCTATGAGATGCTTACCGGAGTGTTGCCGATCGAGGCCAGCCGATTGACCAACACGAGCGTTGCGGAAATGCAGCGCATCCTCTGCGAGGAAGAGCCGCAGATTCCCAGCCGACGCATCACCACATTCGTAGCGGAAGCAAGCCCAACACTCGAGATCAAGGAGCGACAAGCCTACTTGCAGGGAGATCTGGACTGGGTGGTGATGAAGGCCATCCGCAAGGACCGCGAGGCCCGGTACGCCAGAGCCGCCGCGCTCGCAGAGGATCTGCGTCGGTTCCTCGCAGGTGAGCCAGTGGAGGCGGTACCGCCGACGCTTGGATATCGGACGGCGAAATTCGTGCGACGAAATCGATTGGCGGTTGCGGCGGGCGCCTCCGTCTTCCTGGCGCTGCTGAGTGGACTCGTGGTAAGCATGACTCAAGTCCGTCGCACTGAAAGGGCTCTCGCCGGGGAGGCCAGTGCCCGAAGGGAAGCCACCTTCACACTGTCCGATATGTACACGCGTTCGGGCCTGACCGCGGCAGAGACGGGCGATTCAGAACGGGCGGCGCTTTGGTTCGCGAGTGCCGCTTTGATCGCAGCCGACGATCCAGACCGTTCCTCCGCCAATCGACGACGCACGGAGGCCTGGCGACAGGAATGCCGGACCGCTGTGCGCGCTCTGGACACAGGATACGATCACCTGCGTTCGATCGTTTGGAACCCGCGCCAGGATGCGATGATTGTCGAGGCTGAGAATGCGGCTTCAGCTCAAGTCTGGGACCTTGAAACAGAACAGTCTTGGCTGCCCTTGCGTGAATCCAAGATTCATCGAGCTGCATGGGGGCCCGAGGGCGATAAGCTGGCAGCTCTGTTACCTGGCAACGTGATGGCCGTGTTCGCCTATCCTTCCGGTAGCGAGCTCGCCAGATTGGAGGGGGCAGTCGCGGACCAGATCGCGTGGAGTCCCGACGGTCGGTGGGTCGCCAGCGCCACGGCCGTGTGGGACTGGCGGACCGGCGAAGTCAGGCAATTCTCCAAGGCCTGCCAGCGTGTCCGCTTCGATCAGAGCGGAAATCGCTTGCTGCTCCAATCTGGATCCAAGACAGGGATCTGCCTCGTGAGTGACCCATCCAAGTTTTTGCACCCACCTTCCCCGTCGCACCCCTGGGGTGGGTCAGAATTTCTCAACGACGGGGATGCCTACGTCGTGGGTGAGAACAATGGGGATTTGGTCGTTCGGCGCTCGACTTCTGGAGAGGTTCTCGGACGGCATCCAGTTCCAGCGAGGGCGATGGAAGGCTCCGGAACACCTCTGGATGTGAGTCTCGACGGACGCTTCGTCGCGCGACGGGATGCTCCGGTGCGCGATCTCCAGCGTTCCATCGATCTCACCTTCCCTCGCCACCAGAGTTTGCACATGGGCGCTCGGTTCAGTCCAGATGGGACGTTGCTGGCCAGCGGTGGTTATGATCTCAAGCTTCAGCTTTGGTCGGTGGCAGATGGGCTTTTCCTGGGCAGCATCGGCCGACATCACACCGCCGTCGTCAACGTGGAATTCTCTCCCGATGGTCGCTTTGTGGCTGCCGC includes:
- a CDS encoding alpha-ketoglutarate-dependent dioxygenase AlkB gives rise to the protein MNALNSDGSTAADAATLALLRNELDEETLFLPGFISAPEELLASARRDATWDTSMDVREMANFGVPWTSTHLVFPRIEMPDYLMEICRRISLELGERGFMPNNCLLNFYKNGQSTMGFHSDNVNEMIEGTGVAIVSLGAVRELTFRRLDDKARRFRFSLENGSLFFMSRELQHKWQHGVMGASRKIGARMSLTFRQVPEDGRRVERSPHSGGY
- a CDS encoding lamin tail domain-containing protein yields the protein MKSRLLASPLASLIVLLLVAWTGGLRPMARANDSVLISEFMANNSRSLADENGDFSDWIEIYNAGTTTVNLLNYCLTDNASNPAKWRFPATNLPPGRFLVVFASEKNRRIPGAPLHTNFRLSADGEYLGLFLPDAATRVSEFAPLFPPQRADVAYGQAATGTDTALISLGGAARAWVPVDESLGLNWSFPTFDDSTWVQGTTAIGYERSHGYESLLGLNLLSPTLPAAHRIDRDDDGINENTSVYIRIPFLVESPSGINSLALRMRYDDGFVAYLNGQEVARANQPPNLTWNSSAASDYGDVTDVMVAISYGPGNNITIYRNGEIYAPASAATLGTLQSYPANVADVLIGKRHEDLGPGGTRTGADGFLAGSINEARLYNSALNGQGVQSLFRSGPAPGTNALVSTPVTNLLHQWTFNDGTARDSVGSAHGTLFGGAQIEQGRLVLDGIDDFMRSSVIRTNIRERTLVVWLSLDNLGQQAGSAMTLENPTGGDTFDGIVFAERVPGQWMNGSSFFARSVADNRGPPETVTDVFIPARPELFDISVHTDLLTAGTNILAIHGLNFSPSDSDFLILPELTAGRYLIGTGAGGYFADSTPGRMNGGTFRRVQANLFFDHVRGFQSAPFSLTITSDVPGVTIRYTLDGRAPNLTNSLVYVDPILIGRTTTLRASAFLPGFDPAEPVTQTFLFPADILQQTNTAPPGAHWDTEMDRNVVNNPSLPWSVAQALVDLPTVSVVMNPDDLFGENGIYQNATARGEDWERGTSIEFFYPPEYQGRRVDSGFAIHCGIQINGNFSRLTHQPKHSFRLVFKDRWGAPKLRFPLFADYEVDEFDTLLLACGHNQGWSTGIENSQFLRNRFTWDMESMGEFQPKVHSQSVHVYLNGMYWGLYDLHERPDESFAAANFGGSKEEYDVFKGLSAGGSTSAPLINGTRDDWDELFVRASRNLANPTNYAAVSELVDIGQLIDYSIGILYSADRDGPTGWLNGPPNSLEPKNFYASKRRTADGRFRFWRWDSEFTFETVTEDVSERQGTENPGLLHYKLRSNPEYRLRFADRVQELFFNDGPFTVAELSTRYSTLAAELDRAVVAESARWGDSKREPPFSREVEWIRERDRILNSYIPGRLNVFLSQLRADGLFPAIGVPVFHINGWPQHGGLILPNDALSLTSTNGQIYYTLDGSDPRDPSQATSIASQALAYTAPIVLADGAIVSARVLNGTQWSPLVDATFYVTQDYSALRLTEVMYHPLETNGVEFLELKNIGSSALNLERMKLSGGVDFTFPRGTLLRPNGFLVLVSDAEAFKSRHPGIPFAGVFRGQLNNNGDTLRLTHPVRGLVLEMTYGDSAPWPVSADGLGFSLVPRETEDGAFFDAPSAWRASTAAGGSPGHDDPTTGLPRLVINEVLTAATAPLLDSVELWNPTELTVNIGGWFLTDDPALPRKFRIPDGVTLAPGGFAVFDESHFNQPALTTNAFALSSRGDQIYLFSADASGQLTGYDHGFSFDAAPEGVSLGRLVLSTGEEAFPAQTTRTFGGVNSSPRIGPVVLTEIHYNPPAPEDAFVELQNISSGIVSFDPTPPSTNTWRLNGVDFEFPPGVTLMPEERLLITAGHPQAFRDRFQVPSGIRILGPWAGRLQSKGERLQLQRPAAPDSNPVAYITVDEVRYDDREPWPVAADGTGASLQRLGGSLYGNERLHWAAALATPGMALHSGDAPVILSQPVSLENVAYRDIQFSVTATGQPPLNYQWWFNHSKISGATHSTLLLTNVQPGSVGTYRVSVWNSAGSVVSSNATLNLRIPATITQQPRSRNVTNNGIATLSVAARGRGPLRYQWQFDGVNLPNATNATLTLSNVTIAATGPYRVIVSDEFGSSPSQLAFLTVLVRPTYLVHPLSQSVVQGDAVSFTAVADATFPVTFRLRRGTSTLATQVLNTGTVTFTLNNLQPGNAGSYTIVAANAANLTGVVSTSASLTVLADSDGDRLPDFWETLHGFNPANPGEGALDSDGDTLNNRAEYIAGTDPTNASSYLRLDQVIPGAPTRLLFQAVSNRTYRVEHREELQQGSWQLLQQILPRTTNHVGVVIDPSEARAARFYRLLIPAEP
- a CDS encoding protein kinase encodes the protein MIRSDDVSCTRCLLDVASGQDDMALEDQLFQQALALKREDRLSFIHEATRGNAALSAALQLLLEGHEEAEQEEEQEQIMAASAEEPGTVIDQFRLVRLLGEGGMGAVWLAQQTAPVTRSVALKIIKLGMDTREVIQRFQRERQTLALLQHPNIAQVFQAGATATGRPYFAMELVEGAPIVDYCETESLDLGARLRLFQEVCAAVEHAHQKGVIHRDLKPSNILVADGKVKVIDFGLARATQEVGEGSLFTRQLQILGTPPYMSPEQARSAGVDIDTRTDVYSLGVVLYEMLTGVLPIEASRLTNTSVAEMQRILCEEEPQIPSRRITTFVAEASPTLEIKERQAYLQGDLDWVVMKAIRKDREARYARAAALAEDLRRFLAGEPVEAVPPTLGYRTAKFVRRNRLAVAAGASVFLALLSGLVVSMTQVRRTERALAGEASARREATFTLSDMYTRSGLTAAETGDSERAALWFASAALIAADDPDRSSANRRRTEAWRQECRTAVRALDTGYDHLRSIVWNPRQDAMIVEAENAASAQVWDLETEQSWLPLRESKIHRAAWGPEGDKLAALLPGNVMAVFAYPSGSELARLEGAVADQIAWSPDGRWVASATAVWDWRTGEVRQFSKACQRVRFDQSGNRLLLQSGSKTGICLVSDPSKFLHPPSPSHPWGGSEFLNDGDAYVVGENNGDLVVRRSTSGEVLGRHPVPARAMEGSGTPLDVSLDGRFVARRDAPVRDLQRSIDLTFPRHQSLHMGARFSPDGTLLASGGYDLKLQLWSVADGLFLGSIGRHHTAVVNVEFSPDGRFVAAAEDGLVRIWRILRPQLVRTIAAGENGLAAISGDGTYVASSGFTTESGKVRRTQAFDISTGRPAGPAIDPSGTIMDVVFGNGGDWMAIAVSTTSDRSLSAFEKSGGSGNIQFWNFLTGQRLGEPIPMPSEPRGLCLHPAGRWIGVCCAGSEGVEIEWSNRVSRVLFGPDIISHANATLNNGRCAYSPDGRVFASWGLVDTTVMYSRDENRVIFTNAHPAFTTFDMAFHGNNSAWALVTSKMRIEFRDVQTGRSIAPAIPYSNWPFLTRFSPDGKLLLTAGGGRTAQIWDWRSGQLVCPMLSHEETIMAGCFVPGTPWVITGGHDGKIKFWDRRTGMMIRPPLQRNGWVLDLRLTPDARTLIASGILDGNIELSDLDSALPSAMLDPAAERLLAEIDADAEVHPGGDLAQLSPESWLKKWREFRTRYPDYSGHRLH
- a CDS encoding sigma-70 family RNA polymerase sigma factor — encoded protein: MLPFHGNERDGAAKAQGNLFPPTRWSLILDAQDDDPEALAGFCQTYWFPLYSYARRLNLSPSDAEDLTQSFFERLLSRDVLGAARAERGKLRNFLLSSFANFAREDWRRLKAQKRGGRHKILELDALTAEERFALEPRGSVTPQVEYERAWARELLRQAVDKLEAQYESNGSRSVFQALRDHLSDGSSTRCYKEIAAQLGLTEGATRFAAFKLRQRYRSILREIVAETVTSQEEVEKELTYLRGLFED